Genomic window (Paenibacillus sp. 37):
AAGGGATATGAAGTCATTGATGTGGACGTGAGCAACGATGGTTTTGGACCAGACGTTATCGAGGTGAAAGCTGGTGTACCGACCAAAATCAACTTTATTCTGACCCGGTCGGTGACACATGTGAAATCAGTGGGATCACAAAAGCTTGGCATGGATCTATACATGCAAAAGGGACCCAATTATTATACGGTCGACAAAGATCTGCCCAAGGGAGAATATGAGATCCATTGCGGCATGTACATGATATATGCAACGATTAAGGTCGTATAAGCAGAAGGAGCATGGTTTCGGGTTACCGAGCTTTGCTCCTTTTTTTGGTGCGTGATATCATGGGAAAGTGGGTAAAATCGATCAGGAGGTGGCGAAATGAAAGCGCTATTTATTGGAGGGACAGGCACCATCAGTACGGCCATTACGGAGATGCTTGCACAGCAAGGCTGTGAACTGTATTTGATTAATCGAGGCAATCATAACGATGACTTACCTAGTGAGGTCAACGTACTTCAAGCGGATATTAATGACGAGGCACGTGTAGCGGAACTGATTGCTGATCTGGAATTTGATGTTGTGGCGGATTTTATCGCTTTTGTACCGTCTCAATTGGAGCGAGATTACCGTTTGTTCAAGGATAAAACCAAGCAGTTTATTTTTATAAGTTCAGCATCAGCGTATCAGACACCTCTGGCAGATTACCGAATCACGGAAGGAACGCCATTATCGAATCCATTCTGGGAGTATTCGCGCAACAAGATTGACTGTGAAGACTATCTGATGAAACAATACCGCGAGCACGGATTTCCAGTGACCATCGTGCGTCCGAGTCATACGTATGGCGACA
Coding sequences:
- a CDS encoding cupredoxin domain-containing protein; its protein translation is MKSWFGKTWPWLTLGLTVVVLLGSFLVYFMGKDVSPGSGSAVTAQAETPEDLKGYEVIDVDVSNDGFGPDVIEVKAGVPTKINFILTRSVTHVKSVGSQKLGMDLYMQKGPNYYTVDKDLPKGEYEIHCGMYMIYATIKVV